The Blattabacterium cuenoti genome includes a region encoding these proteins:
- the dapA gene encoding 4-hydroxy-tetrahydrodipicolinate synthase, whose protein sequence is MKKLYGTGVALVTPFKKDGKIDFNGLERLVKYVLDNEVDYLVALGTTAETATLNKEEKQDIVECIQSTNYKKLPLILGVGGNNTKDVVDQINSIKNLSIFYAILSVSPYYNRPSQEGIYEHFKSIVNCTEANIIVYNVPKRTGSNVMPDTVLRLANNFNNIIGIKEASGNVLQTYKVIEKKPKNFSVISGDDFITLPVILGGGESVISVIAQGFPDKVSEMVSLARKNQVEKAFSIFYKIIKMIDLIYEEGNPTGIKTFLNIIGICNPYVRLPLIIGSPSLKKKMINLLKQINS, encoded by the coding sequence ATGAAAAAATTATATGGAACAGGTGTAGCGTTAGTTACTCCTTTTAAAAAGGATGGAAAAATCGACTTCAATGGACTTGAAAGACTCGTAAAATATGTTTTAGATAATGAAGTTGATTATTTGGTAGCATTGGGGACTACAGCTGAAACAGCTACTTTAAATAAAGAAGAAAAACAAGATATTGTTGAATGCATTCAAAGTACAAATTATAAAAAACTTCCTTTAATACTAGGAGTGGGAGGAAACAATACAAAAGATGTTGTTGATCAAATCAATAGCATAAAAAATTTGTCAATTTTTTATGCTATTCTTTCAGTATCTCCTTATTATAATAGACCTTCTCAAGAAGGAATATATGAACATTTTAAATCTATTGTGAATTGTACTGAAGCTAATATAATTGTTTATAATGTTCCTAAAAGAACAGGTTCTAATGTCATGCCAGATACTGTATTACGTTTAGCTAATAATTTTAATAACATAATAGGAATAAAAGAAGCTTCTGGAAATGTTTTACAAACTTATAAAGTTATTGAAAAAAAACCAAAAAATTTTAGTGTGATATCAGGAGATGATTTTATCACTTTACCTGTTATATTGGGAGGTGGAGAAAGTGTTATTTCTGTAATTGCTCAAGGTTTTCCTGATAAGGTTTCTGAAATGGTTTCTTTAGCTAGGAAAAATCAGGTTGAAAAAGCTTTTTCTATCTTTTATAAAATTATTAAAATGATAGATCTCATTTATGAAGAAGGAAATCCGACAGGGATTAAGACTTTTTTAAATATAATAGGAATATGTAATCCATATGTTAGATTACCTCTGATAATTGGTAGTCCTTCTTTAAAAAAGAAAATGATAAATTTATTAAAACAAATCAACTCATAG
- a CDS encoding RNA recognition motif domain-containing protein yields MDNTKLYVGNLSYDMTEQELKEYFESIGEVTHAKIIFDESTSNKRSKGFGFIEMSNEENAKQAIEKLNGTEFMGRNIIVSAARPRTRKDY; encoded by the coding sequence ATGGACAATACGAAATTATACGTAGGTAACTTATCTTATGATATGACAGAACAAGAATTGAAGGAATATTTTGAATCTATAGGGGAAGTAACTCATGCTAAGATAATTTTTGACGAATCTACATCTAACAAAAGAAGTAAAGGATTCGGATTTATAGAAATGTCTAATGAAGAAAATGCAAAACAAGCTATAGAAAAATTAAATGGAACAGAATTTATGGGAAGAAATATTATTGTATCTGCAGCTAGACCAAGAACAAGAAAAGATTATTAG
- the pncB gene encoding nicotinate phosphoribosyltransferase, whose amino-acid sequence MLLINKLNNFSIISSLLDNDFYKFTMQNAVIKLFPSAKAKYEFINRGKHSFPKDFDEILKENLKKMAYLKLSNEEKNYLKKYCPYLDSSYLDYLNKYQYNPKEVNICQKGKNIRMNIEGLWSRTILWEVPLMAIISELYYKLTGAKRISDKKIIILTKEKLKKYKKLKVKIGEYGTRRRYSYQVHKLVLKILIEEGYPFFMGSSNVHLSHIFSIKPIGTQGHEWIMFHAAKYGFNKADRIAMENWLNIYRGNLGIALSDTYTSSVFFKNFNKKLSDTFKGVRHDSGDPISFAQETIKHYKNFQINPIKKKIIFSDNLDPCKVASISSFCKKKINPFFGIGTNFTNDVGLPSMNIVIKMVKAIPENKWISVVKLSNVEEKSTGKKKMIFFAKKILHL is encoded by the coding sequence ATGCTTTTAATAAACAAATTGAATAATTTTTCTATTATATCATCATTATTGGACAATGATTTTTATAAGTTTACTATGCAAAATGCTGTTATTAAATTATTTCCATCTGCAAAAGCTAAGTATGAATTTATTAATAGAGGAAAACATTCTTTTCCAAAAGATTTTGATGAAATATTAAAAGAAAACCTAAAAAAAATGGCTTATTTGAAACTTTCAAATGAAGAAAAAAACTATTTGAAAAAATATTGCCCTTATTTAGATTCTTCTTATTTAGATTATTTAAATAAATATCAATATAATCCAAAAGAAGTAAATATATGTCAAAAGGGAAAAAATATAAGAATGAATATAGAAGGATTATGGAGTAGAACTATATTATGGGAAGTTCCTTTAATGGCTATTATATCTGAATTATATTATAAACTAACAGGTGCTAAACGGATATCTGATAAAAAAATTATAATTCTCACTAAAGAAAAATTGAAAAAATATAAAAAACTAAAGGTTAAAATTGGAGAATATGGAACAAGAAGAAGATATTCTTATCAAGTTCATAAATTGGTTTTGAAAATACTCATAGAAGAAGGTTATCCATTTTTTATGGGGAGTAGTAACGTTCATTTATCTCATATTTTCTCAATTAAACCGATAGGAACCCAAGGACATGAATGGATTATGTTTCATGCCGCAAAATATGGATTCAACAAAGCAGATCGTATTGCTATGGAAAATTGGTTAAATATTTATAGAGGAAATTTAGGAATTGCTTTATCTGATACATACACATCTTCAGTTTTTTTCAAAAACTTTAATAAAAAACTTTCTGACACTTTTAAAGGAGTTAGACATGATAGTGGAGATCCGATTTCTTTTGCTCAAGAAACTATAAAACATTACAAAAATTTTCAAATAAATCCTATCAAAAAAAAAATTATATTTTCGGATAATCTTGATCCATGCAAAGTGGCTTCTATTTCTTCTTTTTGCAAAAAAAAAATTAATCCTTTTTTTGGGATAGGAACCAATTTTACTAATGATGTTGGGCTCCCTTCTATGAACATTGTAATAAAAATGGTTAAAGCTATTCCAGAAAATAAGTGGATTTCAGTAGTAAAACTCTCTAATGTAGAGGAAAAATCAACTGGAAAAAAAAAAATGATTTTTTTTGCTAAAAAAATTCTTCATTTATGA
- the miaB gene encoding tRNA (N6-isopentenyl adenosine(37)-C2)-methylthiotransferase MiaB → MEKNQRKLNKSFYIETYGCQMNIADSEIVTSILCNDGYSLSEYLEEANIILFNSCSVREKAELTLKKRLDQLQFIKKKKKTLFGVIGCLSKQVRDILLKEKKIDFFVNPNSYKEMSNFIRYAMIGQKNLSINHQKNETYADISPFLKRDKITTFLSITRGCDNMCTFCIVPFTRGREISSNPYYIIDECKRLYQNGYKEITLLGQNVDSYRWTQGLITIDFSELLNFLAIEIPSIRIRFSTSNPHDMSDKVLKIISKHSNICKHIHLPVQSGSNKILKLMNRKYTREKYLSLVNRIRAIIPECSISHDIMTGFCNEEEKDHQDTLDLMNKIQYNYGYMFSYSPRPGTYAYKKLKDNVPQNVKIERLKEIIDLQKKHSSFRMKEYLGKVQEVLIEGESKKNNQYWYGRNTQNLIVVFPKESYKIGNIVSVKINDCTPATLIGKIYKDVKKWNPSKI, encoded by the coding sequence ATGGAAAAAAATCAAAGAAAATTGAATAAAAGTTTTTATATAGAAACCTATGGTTGTCAAATGAATATCGCTGATAGCGAAATAGTGACTTCTATTTTGTGCAACGATGGTTATTCTTTGTCCGAATATTTAGAGGAAGCGAACATTATATTATTCAATTCTTGTTCTGTTCGAGAAAAAGCAGAATTAACCCTAAAAAAAAGATTGGATCAATTACAATTTATCAAAAAAAAGAAAAAAACCTTATTTGGCGTTATAGGATGTTTGTCAAAACAAGTAAGAGATATTCTTTTAAAGGAAAAAAAAATAGATTTTTTTGTAAATCCAAATTCTTATAAAGAAATGTCTAATTTTATTCGTTATGCTATGATTGGTCAAAAAAACTTAAGTATTAATCATCAAAAAAACGAAACATATGCAGACATAAGTCCATTTCTAAAAAGAGACAAAATAACAACTTTTTTAAGTATAACCAGAGGATGTGATAATATGTGTACATTTTGTATAGTCCCTTTTACCAGAGGAAGAGAAATAAGTAGTAATCCATATTATATCATTGATGAATGTAAACGTTTGTATCAAAATGGATATAAGGAAATTACTCTTTTAGGACAAAATGTTGATTCTTATAGATGGACTCAAGGGTTAATTACTATAGATTTTTCAGAATTATTGAATTTTTTAGCTATAGAAATTCCCTCAATAAGAATAAGATTTTCTACATCTAACCCTCATGATATGTCGGATAAAGTTCTGAAAATAATTTCTAAACATTCAAATATCTGTAAGCATATTCATTTACCCGTTCAATCTGGAAGCAACAAAATACTGAAATTAATGAACAGAAAATACACTCGTGAAAAGTATCTTTCTTTAGTTAATAGAATCAGAGCTATAATTCCTGAATGTTCTATTTCACATGATATCATGACTGGTTTCTGTAATGAAGAAGAAAAAGATCATCAAGATACTCTTGATTTAATGAATAAAATTCAATATAATTACGGTTATATGTTTTCTTATTCTCCTAGACCTGGTACTTATGCATATAAAAAATTAAAAGATAATGTTCCTCAAAATGTTAAAATAGAACGATTGAAAGAGATTATTGATTTACAAAAAAAACACTCATCATTTCGAATGAAAGAATACTTAGGAAAAGTCCAAGAAGTTTTGATAGAAGGTGAATCAAAAAAAAATAATCAATATTGGTATGGAAGAAATACACAAAATTTAATTGTGGTCTTTCCGAAAGAATCCTATAAAATTGGAAATATCGTATCTGTGAAAATCAATGATTGTACCCCTGCAACTTTAATTGGAAAAATTTATAAAGATGTAAAAAAATGGAATCCATCCAAAATATAA
- a CDS encoding sigma-54 interaction domain-containing protein: MESIQNIKQKFGIIGYDYALHRALEKTVQVAPTDISVLVLGESGVGKEFIPKIIHQFSSRKHNSYIAVNCGAIPEGTIDSELFGHEKGSFTGATSMRKGYFEGANGGTIFLDEVGELPLTTQVRLLRILESGEFIKVGSSKIQKTNIRIVAATNLNMIESIQRGKFREDLYYRLNTVQINVPPLRFRKNDIKFLFKKFSNDFSEKYHMPPVILTEESLKYLENYSWPGNIRQLKNLTEQISVVETKREISIEKLKEYIPENIPSISFSHNETFFQGFSRERDLLYKILFDIKKNFNDLKNITFQLIKNHPNPRFIKDNQQIMEKVFGKMIHNSDNSIFQLEDSSKPSSEEDFDYEEVEEDSSKNELSSFSLQKKEIEFIQKTLKKNNGKRRKTAKELGISERTLYRKIKQYGL; the protein is encoded by the coding sequence ATGGAATCCATCCAAAATATAAAACAAAAATTTGGAATCATTGGATATGATTATGCTTTACATCGAGCTTTAGAAAAAACAGTACAAGTCGCTCCTACCGATATTTCGGTATTGGTTCTTGGAGAAAGTGGAGTAGGAAAAGAATTTATCCCAAAAATTATTCATCAATTCTCTTCCAGAAAACATAATTCTTATATTGCGGTAAATTGTGGAGCCATTCCAGAAGGAACTATTGATAGTGAACTTTTTGGACATGAAAAAGGATCTTTTACAGGTGCTACAAGTATGAGAAAGGGTTATTTTGAAGGAGCTAATGGAGGAACTATATTTTTAGATGAAGTAGGAGAACTTCCTTTAACGACACAAGTACGTCTTCTTAGAATATTAGAATCAGGAGAATTTATTAAAGTAGGTTCTTCTAAGATTCAAAAAACTAATATACGAATTGTTGCTGCTACTAATTTAAATATGATAGAATCTATACAAAGAGGGAAATTTAGAGAGGATTTGTATTATCGTCTTAATACAGTACAAATTAATGTTCCTCCTTTACGATTTCGTAAAAATGATATCAAATTTTTGTTCAAGAAATTCTCCAATGATTTTTCTGAAAAATATCATATGCCTCCGGTTATTCTTACTGAAGAGTCTTTGAAATATTTAGAAAATTATTCTTGGCCAGGAAATATCAGACAATTAAAAAATCTTACAGAACAAATTTCTGTGGTGGAAACAAAACGTGAAATTTCTATAGAAAAATTAAAAGAATACATTCCAGAGAATATTCCTTCAATATCATTTTCTCACAATGAAACTTTCTTTCAAGGCTTTTCTAGGGAAAGAGATTTGCTGTATAAAATTTTGTTTGATATAAAAAAAAATTTTAATGATTTGAAAAATATTACTTTTCAATTGATTAAAAATCATCCAAACCCCAGATTTATTAAAGATAATCAACAAATTATGGAAAAAGTTTTTGGAAAAATGATTCATAACAGTGATAATTCAATTTTTCAATTGGAAGATTCATCTAAACCTTCTTCGGAGGAGGATTTTGATTATGAAGAAGTAGAAGAAGACTCATCAAAAAATGAATTATCTTCTTTTTCTTTACAAAAAAAGGAAATAGAGTTTATTCAAAAAACTCTAAAAAAAAATAATGGTAAAAGAAGAAAAACAGCTAAAGAATTAGGAATTTCAGAAAGAACACTATATAGAAAAATTAAACAATATGGCTTATAA
- the secG gene encoding preprotein translocase subunit SecG, producing the protein MCLLLILFILIQNPKKESINQTFMEKNFRFFGVKRTNTFLENVTWFLSIIIFLLTLFFNFFLKSKH; encoded by the coding sequence ATGTGTCTTCTACTTATCTTGTTTATTCTAATACAAAATCCTAAAAAAGAAAGTATTAATCAAACTTTTATGGAAAAAAACTTTAGATTTTTTGGGGTTAAAAGAACAAATACATTTTTAGAAAATGTTACTTGGTTTTTATCCATTATTATATTCTTATTAACTCTGTTTTTCAATTTTTTTCTAAAATCAAAACATTAA
- a CDS encoding co-chaperone GroES — protein MVEVKIKPLADRVLVQPDPAETKTASGIIIPDTAKEKPQKGTIIAVGKGKKDEPMILKKGDRILYGKYSGTELKWEGEEYLIMRESDVIAII, from the coding sequence ATGGTGGAAGTAAAGATTAAACCTTTAGCAGATCGTGTTCTCGTACAACCTGACCCTGCTGAAACAAAAACAGCTTCAGGTATAATTATTCCTGATACTGCAAAAGAAAAACCACAAAAAGGGACCATAATAGCAGTAGGGAAAGGAAAAAAGGATGAACCTATGATTCTAAAAAAAGGAGATAGAATTTTGTACGGAAAATATTCTGGAACAGAATTAAAATGGGAAGGAGAAGAATATCTCATTATGCGAGAATCCGATGTAATAGCTATCATATGA
- the groL gene encoding chaperonin GroEL (60 kDa chaperone family; promotes refolding of misfolded polypeptides especially under stressful conditions; forms two stacked rings of heptamers to form a barrel-shaped 14mer; ends can be capped by GroES; misfolded proteins enter the barrel where they are refolded when GroES binds) yields the protein MAKDIKFDIEARDKLKKGVDALANAVKVTLGPKGRNVVLQKSFGGPQVTKDGVTVAKEIELEDPIENLGAQMVKEVASKTNDVAGDGTTTATVLAQAIVREGLKNVAAGANPMDLKRGIDKALEAVILDLRKQSREVGGNTEKIKQVASISANNDEKTGSLIADAFEKVGKEGVITVEEAKGTDTSVDVVEGMQFDRGYQSPYFVTNTEKMITEFDQPQILLSDKKIAAMKDLLPILEPVAQSGRPLLIISEEVEGEALATLVVNKIRGTLKVAAIKAPGFGDRRKSMLEDIAILTGGTVISEETGSKLEDVKLNMLGKAERVIIDKDNTTIVNGGGNKRDIRARVDQIKAQIESTTSDYDKEKLQERLAKLAGGVAVLYVGAASEVEMKEKKDRVDDALNATRAAVEEGIVAGGGVALVRAVNSLDNLRGENVDQDTGIQIVRRSLEEPLRQIVANAGGEGSVVVAKVAEGKGDYGYDAKIGEYKNMIVEGIIDPTKVARVALENAASVSGMLLTTECVVTEIKKDEANAAPPMPGSGGGGMGGMM from the coding sequence ATGGCAAAAGATATAAAATTTGATATTGAAGCAAGAGATAAACTAAAAAAAGGAGTGGATGCATTAGCTAATGCAGTCAAGGTGACTTTAGGACCAAAAGGTCGTAATGTTGTATTGCAAAAATCATTTGGAGGGCCTCAAGTCACAAAAGACGGTGTTACTGTAGCTAAAGAAATTGAATTAGAAGATCCTATAGAGAATTTGGGGGCTCAAATGGTGAAAGAAGTTGCTTCTAAAACAAATGATGTAGCTGGAGATGGAACTACAACTGCAACTGTTTTGGCACAAGCTATTGTTAGAGAAGGATTGAAAAATGTTGCTGCTGGAGCTAATCCTATGGATTTAAAAAGAGGAATAGACAAAGCTTTAGAAGCTGTAATTCTAGATTTAAGAAAACAATCTAGAGAAGTTGGAGGAAATACAGAGAAAATAAAGCAAGTAGCTTCTATTTCTGCAAACAACGACGAAAAAACTGGTTCTTTAATAGCTGATGCTTTTGAAAAAGTAGGAAAAGAAGGAGTCATTACTGTAGAAGAAGCAAAAGGAACAGATACATCAGTTGATGTTGTTGAAGGTATGCAATTTGATAGAGGTTATCAGTCTCCATATTTTGTTACAAATACCGAAAAGATGATCACTGAATTTGATCAACCTCAAATTTTATTATCTGATAAGAAAATAGCAGCAATGAAAGATTTGTTGCCTATATTAGAGCCTGTAGCACAATCTGGTAGACCACTGCTTATTATTTCTGAAGAAGTTGAAGGAGAGGCTTTAGCTACATTAGTAGTAAATAAAATACGTGGAACTCTAAAAGTGGCTGCTATTAAAGCTCCTGGATTTGGAGATAGAAGAAAATCCATGTTAGAAGATATAGCTATTTTGACAGGAGGGACAGTTATTTCTGAAGAAACAGGGAGCAAATTAGAAGATGTAAAATTAAATATGCTAGGAAAGGCGGAAAGAGTTATTATAGATAAAGATAATACGACTATTGTTAATGGAGGAGGAAATAAAAGAGATATAAGAGCACGTGTAGATCAAATAAAGGCACAAATAGAATCAACTACATCAGATTATGATAAAGAGAAATTGCAGGAACGTCTCGCAAAATTAGCAGGAGGAGTTGCAGTTCTTTATGTTGGAGCAGCCTCTGAAGTAGAAATGAAAGAGAAAAAAGATCGTGTCGATGACGCTTTAAATGCTACAAGAGCCGCTGTAGAAGAGGGAATAGTAGCAGGAGGAGGTGTGGCTTTAGTTCGCGCTGTTAATTCTTTGGATAATCTCAGAGGAGAAAATGTAGATCAAGATACTGGAATCCAAATAGTCAGAAGATCTTTAGAAGAACCTTTGCGTCAAATTGTAGCTAATGCGGGTGGAGAAGGATCTGTTGTTGTTGCTAAAGTGGCTGAAGGAAAAGGTGATTATGGGTATGATGCTAAAATTGGAGAATATAAAAATATGATTGTGGAAGGAATCATAGATCCTACTAAGGTTGCTAGAGTAGCATTAGAAAATGCAGCTTCAGTATCCGGAATGTTGTTAACTACTGAATGTGTTGTAACAGAAATCAAAAAAGACGAGGCAAATGCAGCGCCTCCAATGCCAGGATCTGGAGGAGGTGGAATGGGAGGAATGATGTAA